TACCTCGGCCCGGTATTCGTCGGTCAATGTGCCCAGGGGAAGCGTCAGCTCCATGTGGTTGAAGCGCATTTTGGCCATAGCAAAGCGTAGCCTTGGGCAATGATGCGATCTTCAGCAGCCAAGCTGCTCTGGGCGTTGCTGTTGGCTTTGGCCCTGGTGGCCGGCGCCTGCGGGAATGACGACGATGAGGCCGCCCCGCCACCGCCGACAACTGCTCCCACCGTCGCAGCCACTCCAGCGACGACCCCGGACCCCACCTCGGCCCCCACGCCTGAAGCCACTCCAGAACCAACCCCGGAGGCCACCCCCGCACCCGAGCCCACCGAAGCCCCAACTCCTGAGGCCACCCCCGCACCCGAGCCCGAAGACCACCCGTCGGGGTTGGACATCGCCGCCATCGAAGCCGCGGTGGCCGACTACATGGACTCTGCCGGAATACCCGGGCTGGTATTGGCAGTGGCCCTGGGAGACGAAGAGCCGTGGACCTTCGGTTGGGGGGTGAGCGATCTCGTCACCGAAGAGCCCATGACACCCAACTCCTATGTCCGCATCGGATCGGTCACCAAGCCGATCACCACCGTCGCCGTTCTGTCGATGGTGGACGAGGGCCTCGTCGACCTCGACACCCCGGTCACCGCCTACCTGGGCGACGACTGGTACGGAAAATACGAACGCGGCCCCGACATCACCCTCCGACACCTCATGGGCCACACCGCGGGATTCGTGGAATACGCCTTCGATCCCGGGTTCTTCATTCTGGGCGCTGGCCGATTGAACGTGCCCATCGCCCCCGAGGAGATCGTGCTCTTCACCACCAACTACGGGCCGGTGGCCGATTTCGAGACCGAGTACAACTACAGCACCGCCGGCCACGTGATCGCGGGAATGATCATCGAGGCGGTCACCGGCAATCCCGCCCACGTCGAGATCAGGAACCGGGTCCTGGAGCCGCTGGGCCTTCAGAACACCTACCTGCCTCCCAACGAGCTTCCGCCCGAGACGGTGGCCAACAGCTACAACTACGGGCT
The bacterium genome window above contains:
- a CDS encoding serine hydrolase; translation: MMRSSAAKLLWALLLALALVAGACGNDDDEAAPPPPTTAPTVAATPATTPDPTSAPTPEATPEPTPEATPAPEPTEAPTPEATPAPEPEDHPSGLDIAAIEAAVADYMDSAGIPGLVLAVALGDEEPWTFGWGVSDLVTEEPMTPNSYVRIGSVTKPITTVAVLSMVDEGLVDLDTPVTAYLGDDWYGKYERGPDITLRHLMGHTAGFVEYAFDPGFFILGAGRLNVPIAPEEIVLFTTNYGPVADFETEYNYSTAGHVIAGMIIEAVTGNPAHVEIRNRVLEPLGLQNTYLPPNELPPETVANSYNYGLLYSAFTSLTNPPDGSLHVFKGKDLLATNSYPQEFLQTAGWTGGGIETLIGDVPTMFRGLFKGGLISDESLAEMTTPSVNPGYGLGLGIGEIDGLLVYSHGGGTPAFRTRSLYFPELDLSLAVNANVLPPNPDAQELVDALIPVVMESWGLSN